The Tepidanaerobacter syntrophicus genome includes a window with the following:
- a CDS encoding cobalamin B12-binding domain-containing protein has product LHDIGKNIFRNMAEAAGFQVYDLGIDQPVEAFVEKVKEVHPDIVGLSGVLTLALEAMKETIDGLKEAGLRDEVKVIIGGNPVNQEVCEHVGADAWTTNAAEGVKICQGWVKEKEYEKSKSN; this is encoded by the coding sequence ACTTGCACGACATAGGAAAGAACATATTCCGCAATATGGCTGAAGCTGCAGGATTTCAAGTCTATGACCTTGGAATAGATCAACCTGTAGAAGCCTTCGTAGAAAAAGTTAAAGAAGTACATCCTGACATAGTAGGACTTAGCGGAGTACTCACCCTTGCCCTTGAAGCTATGAAAGAGACAATAGACGGCCTTAAAGAAGCAGGTCTAAGAGACGAGGTTAAAGTGATAATAGGAGGCAACCCGGTAAACCAGGAAGTGTGTGAACATGTGGGGGCAGATGCCTGGACGACAAATGCTGCTGAAGGAGTAAAAATATGCCAGGGGTGGGTTAAGGAAAAAGAATATGAAAAAAGCAAAAGTAACTAG
- a CDS encoding MFS transporter, with amino-acid sequence MKQEASKKVTSKLINSYGFVSFAFNLMMMVAVTYYAYFLTDVAVINAALMGTILLIARICDMISVPITGGIIQSVQLKWGQYRSWILLAPPFTCLFFILMFTNPDFDPITKGIFLGTCYVIAHICVNFAFNAHAGLIAVLGKTPQERMTLSQRNVQFMMASSIVFSLTCMPLVEFFGKGDQGRGFLFTVVIFAIIQVLGYWNLFRQSEGYDYYDPNKKMGKGGIGISPAEMFQQLFTNSQLLTLFTVSTLQALSMFGISALLSYYYKYVIGNLDMISIHLFGTAVCSFIGSLIAPYIIRKLGKKNTYLLTTIVNVIVFTIVRLTGGRNPVIFISLASLGALIGASGMAMGAALYSDTAEYGKWKTGKDATAFIMSMSAMPTKIGVALSGAVVGYGLAAVGYDPTVGTTPELVNSIVDLTTSIPIICGVISFILFAMFYKLTDEKVMEVMGLNTQNE; translated from the coding sequence ATGAAGCAAGAAGCTTCAAAAAAGGTTACAAGTAAACTTATAAACAGCTATGGGTTTGTAAGCTTTGCATTTAATTTAATGATGATGGTAGCTGTAACCTACTATGCTTATTTCCTCACTGATGTTGCCGTGATAAACGCAGCTTTAATGGGAACGATTTTGCTGATTGCACGGATTTGCGACATGATTTCCGTACCTATTACAGGCGGCATCATACAATCCGTTCAGCTTAAGTGGGGTCAATACCGCTCGTGGATTTTGCTTGCACCGCCGTTTACATGTTTGTTTTTTATTTTAATGTTTACCAATCCTGATTTTGATCCAATAACTAAAGGTATATTTCTTGGAACATGCTATGTTATAGCACATATTTGCGTTAATTTTGCATTTAATGCACATGCAGGCTTAATAGCAGTTCTGGGAAAAACTCCTCAAGAAAGAATGACACTTTCGCAAAGAAATGTCCAATTTATGATGGCGTCCAGCATCGTGTTTTCATTAACCTGCATGCCACTAGTAGAATTTTTTGGCAAAGGAGATCAGGGAAGGGGATTTTTATTTACAGTAGTGATATTTGCTATTATTCAGGTGTTGGGGTATTGGAACCTATTTCGCCAAAGCGAAGGCTATGATTATTATGACCCAAATAAAAAAATGGGGAAAGGCGGCATAGGTATTTCTCCTGCAGAAATGTTCCAGCAATTATTTACGAATAGCCAGCTTCTAACACTATTTACTGTAAGTACTTTACAAGCACTTAGCATGTTCGGAATTTCCGCATTATTGTCATACTATTACAAATATGTAATAGGAAACCTTGACATGATTTCTATCCATCTTTTTGGCACGGCGGTATGTAGCTTTATTGGCAGTCTTATTGCCCCTTATATTATAAGAAAATTAGGAAAAAAGAACACATATTTACTAACTACAATAGTTAACGTAATTGTTTTTACTATAGTCCGTTTAACCGGCGGAAGAAACCCGGTGATTTTTATAAGCCTTGCAAGCCTTGGAGCACTGATAGGAGCAAGCGGTATGGCCATGGGAGCTGCCCTTTATTCTGATACAGCGGAATACGGAAAATGGAAAACAGGAAAAGATGCTACAGCTTTTATAATGTCTATGTCTGCAATGCCGACAAAAATCGGAGTCGCATTAAGCGGTGCAGTAGTAGGGTATGGCCTTGCTGCGGTAGGCTACGATCCAACAGTTGGAACAACACCTGAGCTTGTAAACAGCATAGTAGATCTTACTACATCTATACCTATAATATGCGGCGTGATAAGCTTTATACTTTTTGCCATGTTTTATAAGCTTACAGACGAAAAAGTTATGGAAGTAATGGGGCTAAATACACAAAATGAATAA